Proteins from one Halovivax limisalsi genomic window:
- a CDS encoding helix-turn-helix transcriptional regulator — protein MRVQSALLIALAASLLCTAGFGTVAAVDAPGETGPQDVRIELTADGDATWSIDHHYVLEDEDEIERFEAFVESVQTGQREIADYRGTFEDARVHAEAGTDREMPIEDGSWEDPRVRPIEAVDAIDAESAGYPENATVGTLTYSFTWRNFAETDDGYLNLQGAFLDADGEPWYATVAENQRLLIRAPPDHDFVTAPQGIENDTLTWNGYQELDAESFDISLIERPAGLSLPWLTLLGGIILLAAVAAGLWYWLSREDRSNPLESVFDDGAIAESNGGESTGTNPSSEPVGREPESSEPAAAATDVDPELLSDEERVTHMLEQNGGRMKQAAIVKETGWSNAKVSQLLSQMDEDGEIEKLRIGRENLITLPEVDPTQVE, from the coding sequence ATGCGGGTCCAATCGGCCCTCCTGATCGCTCTCGCCGCCTCCCTCCTCTGTACCGCCGGTTTCGGTACGGTAGCCGCGGTCGACGCCCCCGGCGAGACTGGTCCCCAGGACGTACGAATAGAACTGACGGCCGACGGCGACGCGACGTGGTCGATCGACCACCACTACGTACTCGAAGACGAGGACGAGATCGAACGGTTCGAGGCGTTCGTCGAGTCGGTCCAAACCGGCCAGCGAGAGATCGCGGACTATCGCGGGACGTTCGAGGACGCCCGCGTCCACGCCGAGGCCGGGACGGATCGAGAGATGCCGATCGAGGACGGGTCGTGGGAGGATCCGCGCGTTCGACCGATCGAGGCCGTCGACGCGATCGACGCCGAATCGGCGGGCTATCCGGAGAACGCGACGGTCGGCACGCTGACGTACTCGTTCACCTGGCGAAACTTCGCCGAGACGGACGACGGCTATCTGAACCTCCAGGGCGCGTTCCTCGACGCGGACGGCGAGCCGTGGTACGCCACCGTGGCCGAAAACCAGCGGCTTCTGATCCGCGCCCCGCCGGATCACGACTTCGTGACGGCCCCGCAGGGCATCGAGAACGATACGCTCACCTGGAACGGGTATCAAGAACTCGACGCCGAGTCCTTCGACATCTCCCTCATCGAACGTCCCGCGGGCTTGAGTCTGCCGTGGCTGACCCTGCTGGGCGGCATCATTCTCCTCGCGGCCGTCGCAGCCGGGCTCTGGTACTGGCTGTCCCGCGAGGATCGGTCGAACCCGCTGGAATCGGTGTTCGACGACGGAGCGATCGCCGAGTCGAACGGGGGCGAGTCGACCGGGACGAACCCGAGTTCCGAACCGGTCGGACGCGAACCCGAGTCGAGCGAGCCGGCCGCCGCCGCAACCGACGTCGATCCCGAGTTACTCAGCGACGAGGAGCGCGTCACGCACATGCTCGAACAGAACGGCGGTCGGATGAAGCAGGCGGCGATCGTCAAAGAGACCGGCTGGTCGAACGCGAAGGTTTCGCAACTCCTCTCGCAGATGGACGAGGACGGCGAGATCGAGAAACTCCGCATCGGCCGCGAGAACCTCATCACGCTCCCCGAAGTCGACCCGACGCAGGTGGAGTGA
- a CDS encoding DUF7096 domain-containing protein, translated as MRSARTVAIAALLVASLATMAIVAADPTADPIRTEAPSSGDQAALQQPSDETTTRLGLDEPAESTYTTPGPDLGATIASHGDAARSEWVLHEAEYEWAVRSDAEREALLEDLHDRLLERQDVLQTREERAVSAVANGEASAAYLLRTMARNDREAARLTSHFERLSDLADDVEGTTITVRTPTDLLSLYQGPVRSNVFDAMSGAEPMDPTAVRASEAGAILATIDGGTFKREAVRFDNRDLSLPYDYEQSEANARLDELYPWVTGGDSEQQGTFRNTHPTIQLHRFVTIHKQGLLNTYLDGGTGEIFRENQELTLSSLPQVERGTWGNGELNVSVNASAGGELLVLNVTDAVTGVPVDGTITSDEQVIAELDDGRTWLVEPAGEYELIVETDAGSITLDELD; from the coding sequence ATGAGGTCCGCGCGCACCGTCGCGATCGCCGCCCTCCTCGTCGCCTCCCTCGCGACGATGGCGATCGTGGCAGCCGATCCCACCGCCGATCCGATCAGAACCGAGGCGCCCTCGTCCGGCGACCAGGCCGCCCTCCAGCAGCCGTCGGACGAGACGACGACCCGACTCGGACTCGACGAACCCGCCGAATCGACGTACACGACGCCCGGTCCCGATCTGGGAGCGACGATCGCCTCCCACGGCGACGCCGCTCGCAGCGAGTGGGTCCTCCACGAAGCCGAGTACGAGTGGGCCGTTCGTTCCGACGCCGAGCGGGAAGCACTGCTCGAGGACCTGCACGACCGGCTGCTCGAACGACAGGACGTCCTCCAGACGCGGGAGGAACGGGCCGTCAGCGCCGTCGCGAACGGCGAGGCGTCGGCCGCATATCTCCTCCGGACGATGGCTCGAAACGATCGCGAGGCGGCACGGCTGACGTCCCACTTCGAGCGCCTGTCGGATCTCGCGGACGATGTCGAAGGGACGACGATCACGGTTCGGACGCCGACCGATCTTCTCAGCCTGTACCAGGGTCCCGTCCGGTCGAACGTGTTCGATGCGATGTCGGGGGCCGAGCCGATGGATCCGACGGCAGTCAGAGCGAGTGAGGCCGGAGCCATCCTCGCCACGATCGATGGGGGGACGTTCAAACGCGAGGCCGTCAGGTTCGACAACCGCGACCTCTCGTTACCGTACGACTACGAACAGAGCGAAGCGAACGCCAGACTCGACGAGTTGTATCCGTGGGTAACCGGGGGTGACTCCGAGCAGCAAGGAACCTTCAGGAACACGCACCCAACCATCCAGCTTCACCGCTTCGTTACAATTCACAAACAGGGGCTACTCAACACCTATCTCGACGGCGGTACCGGCGAGATATTCAGGGAGAACCAGGAACTGACTCTGAGTTCGCTTCCGCAGGTCGAACGGGGAACCTGGGGGAACGGCGAGCTGAACGTCTCCGTGAACGCGTCGGCGGGCGGCGAACTACTCGTCCTGAACGTCACCGACGCCGTCACGGGTGTGCCGGTCGACGGGACGATCACGTCGGACGAGCAGGTGATCGCGGAACTCGACGACGGCCGGACCTGGCTCGTCGAACCCGCCGGGGAGTACGAACTGATCGTCGAAACCGACGCCGGCTCGATCACGCTCGACGAACTCGATTGA
- a CDS encoding type IV pilin N-terminal domain-containing protein, translating to MPPTDQRSIAPIVGVLCLLALTVCLAGVAAVTITSIDPVEPAPNAALDLTVDSETHTFEFAHHHGDPLDVTAIDVTVTVEGTPLADQPPVPFFQTNGFEGGPTGPFNSRADPSWHPGESAGFRVAATNEPPIDSGDRVVATVETTDGRTIATLETTAT from the coding sequence GTGCCTCCCACCGATCAGCGCTCGATCGCACCGATCGTCGGCGTGCTGTGTCTGCTCGCCCTCACGGTCTGTCTCGCCGGCGTCGCCGCGGTCACGATCACCTCGATCGACCCGGTCGAACCGGCGCCGAACGCCGCCCTCGACCTGACGGTCGACAGCGAGACTCACACGTTCGAGTTCGCCCATCACCACGGGGACCCCCTCGACGTGACCGCGATCGACGTCACCGTCACCGTCGAGGGAACGCCGCTCGCCGATCAACCGCCGGTCCCGTTTTTTCAGACGAACGGATTCGAGGGCGGGCCCACGGGTCCGTTCAACAGCCGGGCCGATCCGAGCTGGCACCCGGGCGAATCCGCCGGCTTTCGGGTCGCTGCGACCAACGAACCGCCGATCGACTCGGGCGACCGCGTCGTCGCGACGGTCGAGACGACGGACGGCCGGACGATCGCGACCCTGGAGACGACGGCGACGTGA
- a CDS encoding molybdopterin-dependent oxidoreductase gives MGRTNRVRVLFATTAAVAGLAAGYAVAGWTEGFVVLAIDALIVDLTPARVVNYMIEAVGESSHGFHLLGAVAASGTLYASAAAIGLVIARGSRSTAPGVGIGIALVVGPTLVLTGVVLPSIASGLAVGAIVTVGALDRPDGGSTPDGTRRSVVGAMAGTTAVSGLSLLLGSRRTRRSRRIDESFVDDGRTADLLAAADETGIESTAVAPPVSSIDAFYTVDITTAPPTVDATDWRLSIRGAVDRPRTLSFDGIRERERVDRFVALRCIGEGLNDDKLDTALWSGIPLDALLDEVGPFGEYVELHAADGYVATTELDAVRDGLLVYGMNGEILPREHGHPLRLVAPGTWGKLNTKWLTDVVVREAPSEGYWEERGWNSEAPITAVAKLWTIDRLDDGRIEVGGHAYAGTRGVDRVEVSTDGGATWTDADLADPLPGEDVTRQWRYRYEPEGTHEVVVRTIDGNGDRQPAEATDSFPNGPAGWVERRVEP, from the coding sequence ATGGGTCGAACGAACCGGGTGCGGGTACTCTTCGCCACGACCGCGGCGGTCGCCGGACTCGCGGCCGGCTACGCGGTCGCCGGCTGGACCGAGGGGTTCGTCGTGCTGGCCATCGACGCGCTGATCGTCGACTTGACGCCCGCCCGGGTCGTCAATTACATGATCGAGGCGGTCGGGGAATCCTCTCACGGCTTTCACCTCCTCGGCGCGGTCGCGGCCTCGGGAACGCTCTACGCGAGTGCGGCGGCGATCGGGCTCGTGATCGCCCGCGGATCGAGAAGCACGGCCCCTGGCGTCGGGATCGGGATCGCGCTGGTCGTGGGACCGACGCTGGTGCTCACCGGCGTCGTCCTGCCGTCGATCGCGAGCGGGCTCGCCGTCGGTGCGATCGTGACGGTCGGCGCGCTCGATCGCCCGGACGGCGGGTCGACGCCCGACGGGACGCGACGGTCCGTGGTCGGCGCGATGGCCGGAACGACCGCGGTTTCCGGCCTCTCGCTCCTCCTCGGAAGTCGCCGGACGCGCCGGTCCCGTCGGATCGACGAGTCGTTCGTCGACGACGGTCGGACGGCCGACCTGCTGGCCGCCGCGGACGAGACGGGCATCGAGTCGACGGCGGTCGCGCCGCCGGTGAGCTCGATCGACGCGTTCTACACCGTCGACATCACCACCGCGCCGCCGACCGTCGACGCAACCGACTGGCGACTCTCGATCCGCGGCGCGGTCGACCGGCCGCGAACGCTCTCGTTTGACGGGATTCGCGAGCGCGAGCGCGTCGACCGCTTCGTCGCGCTGCGCTGCATCGGCGAAGGGCTGAACGACGACAAGCTCGACACGGCGCTGTGGTCCGGCATCCCGCTCGACGCGCTCCTGGACGAGGTCGGCCCGTTCGGCGAGTACGTCGAGTTGCACGCCGCGGACGGCTACGTCGCGACGACCGAACTGGACGCCGTTCGCGACGGCCTCCTCGTCTACGGCATGAACGGCGAGATCCTTCCGCGCGAACACGGTCACCCGCTCAGGCTCGTCGCTCCCGGTACCTGGGGGAAGCTCAACACCAAGTGGCTCACCGACGTCGTCGTCCGCGAGGCCCCCTCGGAGGGCTACTGGGAGGAGCGCGGCTGGAACAGCGAGGCGCCGATCACGGCCGTCGCGAAGCTCTGGACGATCGATCGGCTCGACGACGGTCGGATCGAGGTCGGCGGCCACGCCTACGCGGGGACCCGCGGCGTCGACCGCGTCGAGGTGTCGACCGACGGCGGCGCGACCTGGACGGACGCCGACCTCGCCGACCCCCTGCCAGGGGAAGACGTGACCCGGCAGTGGCGGTACCGGTACGAGCCAGAGGGGACTCACGAGGTCGTGGTCCGGACGATCGACGGGAACGGCGACCGCCAGCCCGCGGAAGCGACCGACAGTTTCCCGAACGGACCGGCCGGCTGGGTCGAGCGGAGGGTCGAACCGTGA
- a CDS encoding radical SAM protein — protein MISKGCEQCAKGGKMVLFVYGYCDQRDCFYCPLGENRKNVTDVYANERLVESDDDVLAEARRMDALGTSITGGEPQEALDRTCRYLSLLKDEFGEDHHTHLYTGITGGRENMRRLSEAGLDEIRFHPPLERWGDLHGTEWEDILYVAREEGLTPAFEIPGIRPEPEFLDFLDEGAADFCNVNEFEMSDGNYRRMQEEGFELKEDHMSAVETDREAILAEMGDHPKVYFCTSVFKDAAQHRRRLKRMARQIRREFDDVTDDGTLVYGKTRASPDRFEALGVPSEFYTVKSDHVEVAWWLLEEMIDEGDLDDGEIVEQYPTYDGQVVERTPLA, from the coding sequence ATGATCTCGAAGGGCTGTGAGCAGTGCGCGAAAGGTGGGAAGATGGTGCTGTTCGTCTACGGCTACTGCGACCAGCGCGACTGCTTTTACTGCCCGCTCGGCGAGAATCGCAAGAACGTCACCGACGTCTACGCGAACGAACGCCTCGTCGAATCGGACGACGACGTTCTTGCGGAAGCCCGCCGGATGGACGCCCTGGGCACCTCGATCACGGGCGGCGAACCGCAGGAAGCCCTCGATCGAACCTGTCGCTACCTCTCGCTGTTGAAAGACGAGTTCGGCGAGGACCACCACACCCACCTCTACACGGGGATCACCGGCGGTCGCGAGAACATGCGCCGCCTTTCCGAGGCCGGCCTGGACGAGATCCGCTTTCACCCGCCGCTCGAACGGTGGGGCGACCTCCACGGCACCGAGTGGGAGGACATCCTCTACGTCGCTCGCGAGGAGGGACTGACGCCCGCGTTCGAGATCCCCGGCATCCGGCCGGAACCGGAGTTTCTGGACTTTCTGGACGAGGGCGCCGCCGACTTCTGTAACGTCAACGAGTTCGAGATGTCCGACGGGAACTATCGACGCATGCAGGAGGAGGGCTTCGAACTCAAGGAGGACCACATGAGCGCGGTCGAGACCGACCGCGAGGCGATCCTCGCGGAGATGGGCGACCACCCGAAGGTGTACTTCTGTACGTCCGTCTTCAAGGACGCCGCCCAGCACCGCCGCCGACTCAAACGGATGGCCCGCCAGATCCGCCGCGAGTTCGACGACGTCACCGACGACGGCACGCTCGTCTACGGCAAGACGCGCGCCAGCCCCGATCGCTTTGAGGCGCTCGGCGTCCCCTCGGAGTTCTACACGGTCAAATCCGATCACGTCGAGGTCGCCTGGTGGCTCCTCGAGGAGATGATCGACGAGGGCGACCTCGACGATGGCGAGATCGTCGAGCAGTATCCAACCTACGACGGCCAGGTCGTCGAGCGGACGCCGCTGGCGTGA
- a CDS encoding PAS domain-containing protein: MTTAQPPVEDTESALLGVDCVVVGPSVEDAAETIRLLSADIPVAAVLDDGEGLSGSDALAAGAAAILRPADLQGDATIAANRLATAVAAESGPTGGRIDSERQTDGSSDTPFRRPYRTLVEAVGDPMYVVDASGHFRIANEALAQYTAYERAELPGVHASKIIGEANFDRASELINSVADADEKDWGRIELSFDPADGESRVWEATIAPFEADGDVIGSAGVVRDVSERVRRIRELARYETIVETAPTGLFVVGAEGTITWANDEFVGAFAEPAAEIIGAPFGELVERGYFGPDIVTDYLEYVGTLLSSESSDEIISSTVRFHGPDGDTRHFESYNALLPLEDGEFNGTVHAFRDVTEQRRYQRELERQNERLDQFASLISHDLRNPLNVAQGHADVLREAVDHESVSEIGWALDRMEALTADLLSLARQGQTVGDPEPVDLAAIVGEAWDVVDTDSATLDRHVEETVRADPRRVRELFTNLFRNAVEHAGADVTVRVGRLQDDTGTDDTQAGLYVEDDGPGLPDEDVFEVGYTTASDGTGFGLAIVAEIAEAHGWTVTAGESASGGARFEFRDVDTAKAEPPGRY; the protein is encoded by the coding sequence ATGACGACTGCGCAACCGCCGGTCGAGGACACCGAAAGCGCACTTCTGGGCGTCGACTGCGTCGTCGTCGGCCCGTCAGTCGAGGACGCCGCCGAGACCATCCGGTTGCTGTCGGCCGACATCCCGGTCGCAGCCGTTCTCGACGACGGGGAAGGGCTTTCGGGGAGCGACGCTCTCGCGGCGGGTGCCGCTGCGATCCTGCGGCCGGCGGACCTGCAGGGGGACGCGACGATCGCGGCCAACCGGTTGGCGACCGCGGTGGCCGCCGAGAGCGGGCCGACGGGCGGACGAATCGATTCGGAACGGCAAACCGACGGATCGAGCGATACCCCGTTTCGACGCCCCTACCGGACGCTCGTCGAAGCGGTCGGCGATCCGATGTACGTCGTCGACGCGTCCGGGCACTTCCGGATCGCAAACGAGGCGCTGGCACAGTACACGGCGTACGAGCGAGCGGAATTGCCCGGGGTACACGCGTCGAAGATTATCGGCGAAGCGAACTTCGACCGGGCCAGCGAACTGATCAACTCGGTGGCCGACGCCGACGAGAAAGACTGGGGCCGAATCGAACTGTCGTTCGACCCGGCTGACGGGGAGTCTCGCGTCTGGGAGGCCACGATCGCACCGTTCGAGGCGGATGGCGACGTGATCGGGTCGGCCGGCGTCGTCAGAGACGTCTCCGAGCGAGTCCGGCGCATCCGCGAACTGGCGCGGTACGAGACGATCGTCGAGACGGCCCCGACGGGACTGTTCGTGGTCGGTGCGGAGGGGACGATCACCTGGGCGAACGACGAGTTCGTCGGCGCCTTCGCGGAGCCGGCGGCGGAGATAATCGGCGCCCCGTTCGGGGAGCTCGTCGAACGAGGCTACTTCGGACCCGATATAGTCACGGACTACCTGGAGTACGTCGGGACGCTGCTTTCCTCGGAGAGTTCCGACGAGATCATCTCCTCGACCGTTCGATTTCACGGGCCGGACGGCGACACCCGGCACTTCGAATCGTACAACGCCTTGCTCCCTCTCGAGGACGGCGAATTCAACGGGACGGTGCACGCGTTCCGCGACGTCACCGAACAGCGACGGTACCAGCGCGAGCTCGAGCGACAGAACGAACGCCTCGACCAGTTCGCGAGTCTGATCAGTCACGACCTTCGAAACCCGTTGAACGTCGCACAGGGCCACGCAGACGTACTCCGCGAGGCCGTCGACCACGAGTCGGTCTCGGAGATCGGGTGGGCCCTCGACCGCATGGAAGCACTGACCGCGGACCTGCTGTCGCTCGCGAGACAGGGCCAGACCGTCGGGGATCCTGAACCGGTCGATCTCGCGGCGATCGTCGGGGAGGCGTGGGACGTCGTCGATACCGACTCGGCGACGCTCGATCGCCACGTCGAGGAGACGGTTCGAGCCGACCCGCGCCGGGTCCGCGAGCTCTTTACGAACCTGTTTCGGAACGCGGTGGAGCACGCCGGCGCGGACGTCACCGTCCGTGTCGGACGGTTGCAGGACGATACGGGGACTGACGACACCCAGGCGGGACTCTACGTCGAGGACGACGGACCGGGCCTCCCCGACGAAGACGTCTTCGAAGTCGGGTACACGACCGCGTCGGACGGGACCGGATTCGGCCTTGCCATCGTCGCCGAGATCGCCGAGGCCCACGGGTGGACCGTCACGGCCGGCGAGAGTGCGTCGGGCGGGGCGCGGTTCGAATTTCGCGACGTCGACACGGCGAAGGCGGAGCCTCCGGGGCGGTACTGA
- a CDS encoding winged helix-turn-helix domain-containing protein, which yields MEQALWYLFVGSRGGANRAKIVTAIDECPRNANRIAEAIDVDYNTVRYHLEKLEEHNVIERGQDGYGAMYFLTDQFDAHREQFDEILTHVE from the coding sequence ATGGAACAGGCACTCTGGTACCTGTTCGTCGGCTCCAGGGGCGGGGCGAACCGGGCGAAGATCGTCACCGCGATCGACGAGTGCCCGCGAAACGCGAACCGGATCGCCGAGGCGATCGACGTCGACTACAACACGGTCAGGTACCACCTGGAGAAACTCGAAGAACACAACGTGATCGAGCGCGGCCAGGACGGCTACGGTGCGATGTACTTCCTGACCGACCAGTTCGACGCGCATCGCGAACAGTTCGACGAGATCCTCACTCACGTCGAGTAA
- a CDS encoding methyltransferase domain-containing protein codes for MGILENKRRARLFYKYLSRVYDRVNPFVWNEEMRAEALDLLDLEPGSTVLDVGCGTGFGTAGLLEHVDHVHALDQSPHQLEQAYRKFGKTGPVSFHLGDAERLPFATNTFDVVWSSGSIEYWPQPVRTLREFRRVLVPGGQVLVVGPNNPENTVLRKLANAIMLFYDVEEADRMFAAAGFEDVEHVRMGPSYEPKVAITTVGRAPE; via the coding sequence ATGGGTATCCTGGAGAACAAGCGGCGGGCGCGACTCTTCTACAAGTACCTCTCGCGGGTCTACGATCGGGTGAACCCCTTCGTCTGGAACGAGGAGATGCGCGCCGAGGCGCTCGACCTGCTCGACCTCGAACCCGGGTCGACGGTCCTCGACGTCGGCTGTGGGACCGGGTTCGGGACGGCGGGCCTGCTCGAACACGTCGATCACGTCCACGCGCTCGATCAGAGTCCGCACCAGCTCGAACAGGCCTACCGGAAGTTCGGCAAGACCGGCCCGGTCTCCTTTCACCTCGGCGACGCCGAACGCCTCCCGTTCGCGACGAACACCTTCGACGTGGTCTGGTCGTCCGGGTCGATCGAGTACTGGCCCCAGCCGGTCAGGACGCTCCGGGAATTTCGGCGCGTCCTCGTCCCCGGCGGCCAGGTGCTCGTTGTCGGGCCGAACAACCCGGAGAATACTGTACTGCGGAAGCTCGCCAACGCGATCATGCTCTTTTACGACGTCGAGGAGGCCGACCGCATGTTCGCCGCCGCCGGCTTCGAGGACGTCGAACACGTCCGCATGGGGCCCTCCTACGAGCCGAAGGTCGCCATCACGACGGTCGGCCGGGCTCCCGAATAG
- a CDS encoding DUF373 family protein, with the protein MLLVLCVDLDDDLGRKTGFDTPVIGRDPVEAAALALATADPEDSDANVIFQGLHVYEDLAARDESVEVAIVTGNEEGSVSASREIGDEVDTVLASLSTSEDVTSLIVTDGAQDESVLPVIRARVPIDGVRRVVVRQAQNLESMYYTIKQVLADPETRGTILIPLGILLLIYPLALLGMLLDYPGLVLGTISTLLGLYLISRGLGLGAYLDGAADRLARSLYAGRTTLIAYVVALALVAIGIVSGRDAVAAAEATGGGLDLPLAASAFLYGSVHWVAAAGLTTSLGQITDEYIAGRLKWRYLNAPFYVISIALVVHAVAGFFVGDRSLTYLATAITGGTLLGIVSTLTFAVAESRATTESGRGATELGE; encoded by the coding sequence ATGCTGCTGGTCCTGTGCGTCGACCTCGACGACGACCTCGGCCGCAAGACCGGCTTCGACACCCCGGTGATCGGTCGCGATCCCGTCGAAGCAGCCGCGCTGGCGCTCGCGACGGCCGATCCGGAGGATTCGGACGCGAACGTCATCTTTCAGGGCCTGCACGTGTACGAGGATCTCGCCGCCCGCGACGAGAGCGTCGAGGTGGCGATCGTGACCGGCAACGAGGAGGGATCGGTCAGCGCGAGCCGCGAGATCGGCGACGAGGTCGATACGGTCCTGGCGAGCCTCTCGACGAGCGAAGACGTCACCTCGCTGATCGTCACCGACGGGGCGCAGGACGAGTCGGTCCTGCCGGTGATCCGGGCCCGCGTCCCGATCGACGGCGTTCGCCGGGTCGTCGTCCGTCAGGCCCAGAACCTGGAGTCGATGTACTACACCATCAAGCAGGTTCTCGCGGACCCCGAGACCCGGGGGACGATCCTGATCCCGCTCGGCATCCTCCTGCTCATCTACCCGCTCGCGTTGCTGGGGATGCTGCTCGACTATCCGGGGCTGGTCCTCGGGACCATCTCGACGCTGCTCGGCCTCTACCTCATCTCGCGCGGCCTCGGCCTCGGCGCCTACCTCGACGGCGCGGCAGATCGACTCGCGCGATCGCTCTACGCCGGGCGGACGACGCTCATCGCGTACGTGGTCGCGCTCGCACTCGTGGCGATCGGCATCGTCTCCGGCCGGGACGCCGTGGCGGCGGCCGAGGCGACCGGCGGCGGACTCGACCTTCCGCTCGCGGCGAGCGCGTTCCTCTACGGATCCGTTCACTGGGTCGCCGCGGCCGGATTGACGACCAGCCTGGGCCAGATCACCGACGAGTACATCGCCGGCCGGCTGAAGTGGCGCTACCTCAACGCGCCGTTCTACGTCATCTCGATCGCGCTGGTCGTCCACGCCGTCGCCGGCTTCTTCGTCGGCGACCGCTCGCTCACCTACCTCGCGACGGCGATCACCGGCGGAACGCTGCTCGGCATCGTCAGCACGCTCACCTTCGCGGTCGCGGAGTCGCGGGCGACGACCGAATCCGGGCGCGGGGCCACCGAACTCGGCGAGTGA
- a CDS encoding hemolysin family protein, giving the protein MVELALSFGRLLAALALVALNGFFVAAEFAYVRIRPTVVDRLVEEGRSGSRALQRAMGNLDDYLAVTQLGITLASLGLGWLGEPAVAALIEPLLGTVLPASTVHLLAIVIGFTIITFLHVVFGELAPKTFAIAKTERIALAVAWPMRFFYVVLYPGIVVFNGAANGFTRLFGVPPASESEETYTEEELRTLLAQSGRKGDIDLEAVEMVQRVFDLDAVLAREIMIPQPDVTALEADANLETMREQIVEIQHTRYPVIDRDDDDRIVGFVDAKDVVRATDAGETDVTAESLARELPVVPETKTVLDLLAQFQQEGRQMAAVVDEWGAFEGIVTVEDVVEVVVGDIRDEFDHYEPAIRDRADGTYVVDASLTVAELNDRLDTDLVADRVETVGGLILDELGEVPETGATVAVDGIALTVEGVDDNRITSVGVADVGDDEEPADADG; this is encoded by the coding sequence ATGGTAGAACTCGCCCTCTCGTTCGGCCGTCTGCTCGCCGCCCTCGCGCTGGTTGCGCTCAACGGCTTCTTCGTCGCGGCGGAGTTCGCCTACGTCCGCATCCGACCGACGGTCGTCGACCGGCTCGTCGAAGAGGGACGATCCGGCTCGCGCGCCCTCCAGCGGGCCATGGGGAACCTCGACGACTACCTGGCGGTGACCCAGCTCGGAATCACGCTCGCTTCGCTGGGACTCGGATGGCTCGGCGAACCCGCCGTCGCCGCCCTCATCGAACCCCTCCTCGGGACGGTCCTCCCCGCGAGCACCGTCCACCTGCTCGCGATCGTGATCGGCTTTACGATCATCACCTTCCTGCACGTCGTCTTCGGCGAACTCGCGCCGAAGACGTTCGCGATCGCAAAGACGGAGCGGATCGCGCTCGCGGTCGCCTGGCCGATGCGCTTCTTCTACGTCGTCCTCTACCCCGGCATCGTCGTGTTCAACGGCGCCGCGAACGGCTTCACTCGCCTCTTCGGCGTGCCGCCGGCCTCCGAGAGCGAGGAGACCTACACCGAAGAGGAGTTGCGCACGCTGCTCGCCCAGTCCGGTCGGAAGGGCGATATCGACCTCGAAGCCGTCGAGATGGTCCAGCGCGTGTTCGACCTCGACGCCGTCCTCGCGCGCGAAATCATGATTCCCCAGCCCGACGTCACGGCGCTCGAGGCCGACGCGAACCTGGAGACGATGCGCGAACAGATCGTCGAGATCCAGCACACGCGCTACCCCGTGATCGATCGCGATGACGACGACCGAATCGTCGGCTTCGTCGACGCGAAGGACGTCGTGCGAGCGACCGACGCCGGCGAAACCGATGTGACGGCCGAATCGCTCGCCCGCGAACTGCCGGTGGTCCCGGAGACGAAGACGGTGCTCGACTTGCTGGCGCAGTTCCAGCAGGAAGGGCGACAGATGGCCGCGGTCGTCGACGAGTGGGGCGCCTTCGAGGGGATCGTCACCGTCGAGGACGTCGTCGAGGTGGTCGTCGGCGACATTCGCGACGAGTTCGATCACTACGAGCCGGCGATCCGAGACCGGGCCGACGGGACGTACGTCGTGGACGCGAGCCTCACCGTCGCGGAGCTCAACGATCGACTCGACACCGACCTCGTCGCCGATCGCGTCGAAACCGTGGGCGGGTTGATTCTCGACGAACTGGGCGAGGTCCCCGAGACTGGCGCAACCGTCGCCGTCGACGGCATCGCGCTGACCGTCGAGGGCGTCGACGACAACCGAATCACGTCGGTCGGCGTCGCGGACGTCGGAGACGACGAGGAACCGGCGGACGCGGACGGCTGA